One genomic region from Gossypium hirsutum isolate 1008001.06 chromosome D13, Gossypium_hirsutum_v2.1, whole genome shotgun sequence encodes:
- the LOC107888422 gene encoding transmembrane 9 superfamily member 10 isoform X2 — protein sequence MAGRCFHVAWIFFSLFYLFFLPSHCFYLPGVAPEDFKTGDPLLVKVNKISSTKTQLPYSYYSLPYCQPDHIVDSAENLGEVLRGDRIENSPYTFIMRESRMCNVVCRKVLDKKAAKAFKEKIDDEYRVNMILDNLPLVVPIRRPDVENAVVYQHGFHVGLKGKYAGSKEEKHFINNHLAFTVKFHKDPLTETARIVGFEVKPFSVKHEYEGEWNTKTRLTTCDPHAKRAVTSSESPQEVEEKEIIFTYDVEFQESDIKWASRWDTYLLMADDQIHWFSIVNSLMIVLFLSAMVAMIMLRTLYRDISKYNQLETQEEAQEETGWKLVHGDVFRPPTNFDLLCVYVGTGVQFFGMILVTMIFALLGFLSPSNRGGLMTAMLLLWVFMGLFAGYSSARLYKMFKGANWKSITLKTAIKFPATVFAIFFVLNALIWGQKSSGAVPFGTMFALVLLWFGISVPLVFVGSYIGFKKPVKEDPVKTNKIPRQVPDQPWYLHPAFSILIGGILPFGAVFIELFFILTSIWLHQFYYIFGFLFIVFIILVVTCAEITVVLCYFQLCSEDYQWWWRSYLTSGSSALYLFLYAAFYFFTKLEITKLVSGMLYFGYMLIVSYAFFVLTGTIGFYACFWFTRLIYSSVKID from the exons ATGGCGGGTCGTTGTTTTCACGTTGCATGGATCTTCTTCTCCTTGTTTTATCTCTTCTTCCTTCCTTCTCATTGCTTCTACCTCCCTGGTGTTGCCCCTGAAGATTTCAAAACG GGGGATCCATTGTTGGTGAAAGTGAATAAGATAAGTTCAACTAAAACACAACTTCCTTATTCCTACTATTCATTGCCCTATTGTCAGCCTGATCACATAGTTGACAGTGCAGAGAATCTTGGGGAAGTCCTTCGTGGTGATCGAATCGAAAACTCTCCTTACACG TTTATAATGAGAGAATCACGAATGTGCAATGTTGTATGTCGTAAAGTTCTTGATAAAAAAGCTGCAAAAGCTTTCAAAGAGAAGATAGATGATGAATATCGTGTTAACAT GATTTTGGATAATCTTCCATTGGTTGTTCCTATAAGAAGGCCTGATGTTGAAAATGCTGTAGTGTACCAGCATGGTTTTCATGTTGGTCTCAAAGGGAAGTATGCTGGG aGCAAGGAAGAGAAACATTTCATTAACAATCACTTGGCATTTACAGTCAAGTTTCACAAGGATCCATTGACAGAAACTGCAAGGATTGTTGGATTTGAAGTCAAGCCATTCAG TGTTAAACATGAATACGAGGGTGAGTGGAACACGAAGACCCGTCTTACGACCTGTGATCCCCATGCAAAACGTGCGGTAACGAGCTCTGAATCTCCACAAGAGGTTGAAGAAAAGGAGATCATATTCACATATGATGTTGAGTTCCAG GAAAGTGATATAAAGTGGGCATCTCGATGGGATACCTATCTTCTGATGGCTGATGATCAGATCCACTGGTTCTCAATTGTTAATTCTTTGATGATTGTTCTGTTCCTGTCTGCAATGGTGGCGATGATCATGTTGCGAACTCTCTATCGTGATATCTCCAAGTACAACCAACTCGAGACACAAGAAGAAGCTCAAGAGGAAACAGGGTGGAAGCTTGTCCATGGTGATGTTTTTCGGCCTCCAACAAACTTCGATTTACTCTGTGTGTATGTAGGAACAGGAGTTCAGTTTTTTGGTATGATTCTTGTTACAATGATCTTTGCTCTCCTTGGCTTCCTATCACCTTCAAATCGAGGTGGATTAATGACTGCCATGCTTCTACTCTGGGTCTTCATGGGCCTATTCGCCGGATACTCGTCGGCTCGGCTATATAAGATGTTCAAAGGAGCAAACTGGAAGAGCATCACACTCAAAACAGCTATTAAATTCCCTGCAACTGTCTTTGCCATCTTTTTTGTCTTGAATGCATTGATATGGGGTCAGAAATCCTCCGGTGCAGTACCATTCGGAACCATGTTTGCTCTCGTACTTTTATGGTTCGGCATCTCCGTCCCACTCGTGTTTGTGGGAAGTTATATCGGTTTCAAGAAACCTGTAAAAGAAGATCCAGTGAAAACTAATAAGATCCCAAGGCAAGTCCCGGACCAGCCGTGGTACTTGCACCCTGCGTTTTCAATCTTGATCGGGGGCATACTTCCATTTGGTGCTGTTTTCATTGAGCTCTTTTTCATCCTAACATCAATATGGCTGCATCAATTCTATTACATATTTGGATTCCTCTTCATTGTCTTCATCATTCTTGTTGTCACTTGTGCCGAGATCACAGTTGTTCTATGCTACTTCCAGTTATGTAGTGAGGATTACCAATGGTGGTGGAGATCATACTTGACTTCCGGTTCTTCGGCACTTTACTTATTCCTCTATGCTGCCTTCTACTTCTTCACAAAGCTCGAGATCACGAAACTGGTATCCGGAATGTTGTACTTTGGCTACATGTTGATTGTGTCGTACGCGTTCTTCGTACTCACCGGTACAATCGGTTTCTATGCTTGCTTCTGGTTCACTAGGCTCATATACTCATCGGTGAAGATCGATTGA
- the LOC107888422 gene encoding transmembrane 9 superfamily member 10 isoform X1: MAGRCFHVAWIFFSLFYLFFLPSHCFYLPGVAPEDFKTGDPLLVKVNKISSTKTQLPYSYYSLPYCQPDHIVDSAENLGEVLRGDRIENSPYTVFIMRESRMCNVVCRKVLDKKAAKAFKEKIDDEYRVNMILDNLPLVVPIRRPDVENAVVYQHGFHVGLKGKYAGSKEEKHFINNHLAFTVKFHKDPLTETARIVGFEVKPFSVKHEYEGEWNTKTRLTTCDPHAKRAVTSSESPQEVEEKEIIFTYDVEFQESDIKWASRWDTYLLMADDQIHWFSIVNSLMIVLFLSAMVAMIMLRTLYRDISKYNQLETQEEAQEETGWKLVHGDVFRPPTNFDLLCVYVGTGVQFFGMILVTMIFALLGFLSPSNRGGLMTAMLLLWVFMGLFAGYSSARLYKMFKGANWKSITLKTAIKFPATVFAIFFVLNALIWGQKSSGAVPFGTMFALVLLWFGISVPLVFVGSYIGFKKPVKEDPVKTNKIPRQVPDQPWYLHPAFSILIGGILPFGAVFIELFFILTSIWLHQFYYIFGFLFIVFIILVVTCAEITVVLCYFQLCSEDYQWWWRSYLTSGSSALYLFLYAAFYFFTKLEITKLVSGMLYFGYMLIVSYAFFVLTGTIGFYACFWFTRLIYSSVKID; this comes from the exons ATGGCGGGTCGTTGTTTTCACGTTGCATGGATCTTCTTCTCCTTGTTTTATCTCTTCTTCCTTCCTTCTCATTGCTTCTACCTCCCTGGTGTTGCCCCTGAAGATTTCAAAACG GGGGATCCATTGTTGGTGAAAGTGAATAAGATAAGTTCAACTAAAACACAACTTCCTTATTCCTACTATTCATTGCCCTATTGTCAGCCTGATCACATAGTTGACAGTGCAGAGAATCTTGGGGAAGTCCTTCGTGGTGATCGAATCGAAAACTCTCCTTACACGGTG TTTATAATGAGAGAATCACGAATGTGCAATGTTGTATGTCGTAAAGTTCTTGATAAAAAAGCTGCAAAAGCTTTCAAAGAGAAGATAGATGATGAATATCGTGTTAACAT GATTTTGGATAATCTTCCATTGGTTGTTCCTATAAGAAGGCCTGATGTTGAAAATGCTGTAGTGTACCAGCATGGTTTTCATGTTGGTCTCAAAGGGAAGTATGCTGGG aGCAAGGAAGAGAAACATTTCATTAACAATCACTTGGCATTTACAGTCAAGTTTCACAAGGATCCATTGACAGAAACTGCAAGGATTGTTGGATTTGAAGTCAAGCCATTCAG TGTTAAACATGAATACGAGGGTGAGTGGAACACGAAGACCCGTCTTACGACCTGTGATCCCCATGCAAAACGTGCGGTAACGAGCTCTGAATCTCCACAAGAGGTTGAAGAAAAGGAGATCATATTCACATATGATGTTGAGTTCCAG GAAAGTGATATAAAGTGGGCATCTCGATGGGATACCTATCTTCTGATGGCTGATGATCAGATCCACTGGTTCTCAATTGTTAATTCTTTGATGATTGTTCTGTTCCTGTCTGCAATGGTGGCGATGATCATGTTGCGAACTCTCTATCGTGATATCTCCAAGTACAACCAACTCGAGACACAAGAAGAAGCTCAAGAGGAAACAGGGTGGAAGCTTGTCCATGGTGATGTTTTTCGGCCTCCAACAAACTTCGATTTACTCTGTGTGTATGTAGGAACAGGAGTTCAGTTTTTTGGTATGATTCTTGTTACAATGATCTTTGCTCTCCTTGGCTTCCTATCACCTTCAAATCGAGGTGGATTAATGACTGCCATGCTTCTACTCTGGGTCTTCATGGGCCTATTCGCCGGATACTCGTCGGCTCGGCTATATAAGATGTTCAAAGGAGCAAACTGGAAGAGCATCACACTCAAAACAGCTATTAAATTCCCTGCAACTGTCTTTGCCATCTTTTTTGTCTTGAATGCATTGATATGGGGTCAGAAATCCTCCGGTGCAGTACCATTCGGAACCATGTTTGCTCTCGTACTTTTATGGTTCGGCATCTCCGTCCCACTCGTGTTTGTGGGAAGTTATATCGGTTTCAAGAAACCTGTAAAAGAAGATCCAGTGAAAACTAATAAGATCCCAAGGCAAGTCCCGGACCAGCCGTGGTACTTGCACCCTGCGTTTTCAATCTTGATCGGGGGCATACTTCCATTTGGTGCTGTTTTCATTGAGCTCTTTTTCATCCTAACATCAATATGGCTGCATCAATTCTATTACATATTTGGATTCCTCTTCATTGTCTTCATCATTCTTGTTGTCACTTGTGCCGAGATCACAGTTGTTCTATGCTACTTCCAGTTATGTAGTGAGGATTACCAATGGTGGTGGAGATCATACTTGACTTCCGGTTCTTCGGCACTTTACTTATTCCTCTATGCTGCCTTCTACTTCTTCACAAAGCTCGAGATCACGAAACTGGTATCCGGAATGTTGTACTTTGGCTACATGTTGATTGTGTCGTACGCGTTCTTCGTACTCACCGGTACAATCGGTTTCTATGCTTGCTTCTGGTTCACTAGGCTCATATACTCATCGGTGAAGATCGATTGA
- the LOC107888423 gene encoding leucine aminopeptidase 1, giving the protein MAHTLGLTQPANIELPKISFAAKEIDVAEWKGDLLAVGVSEKDMTKDENSKFQNPILKKLDGLLGGLLAEASFEEDFTGKAGQSLVHRLPGLGSKRVGLFGLGQSASSPAAFHGLGEAVAAAAKTAQASGVAVILASSECPSAMSKGNTAAAIVSGTVLGLYEDNRYKSESKKPQLKSLDILGLGTGPEIEKKIKYAEVVSCAIIFGRELVNSPANVLTPAALAAEASKIASLYSDVLSANILTEEQCRELKMGSYLGVAAASANPPHFIHLCYKPPSGPVKTKLALVGKGLTFDSGGYNIKTGPGCSIETMKADMGGSAAVFGAAKALGQIKPSGVEVHFIVASCENMISGKGMRPGDIVTASNGKTIEVNNTDAEGRLTLADALVYACNQGVEKIVDLATLTGACVVALGPSIAGVFTPNDDLAKELFQASEASGEKFWRMPLEESYWESMKSGVADMVNTGGRQGGAINAALFLKQFVDEKVKWMHIDMAGPVLNDKKHVATGFGISTLVEWVLKNSSS; this is encoded by the exons ATGGCACACACTCTTGGTCTTACTCAACCAGCAAACATAGAACTCCCCAAG ATCTCTTTTGCTGCAAAAGAGATCGATGTGGCAGAATGGAAAGGGGACTTACTTGCAGTTGGGGTCTCTGAAAAAGACATGACCAAAGATGAAAACTCCAAGTTCCAAAAcccaattttgaaaaaattagatGGCCTGTTGGGTGGTCTCTTAGCTGAGGCCTCTTTTGAGGAGGATTTCACAGGGAAAGCTGGCCAGTCCTTGGTTCATAGACTTCCAGGCCTTGGCTCCAAAAGGGTTGGTTTGTTTGGCCTTGGTCAGTCAGCTTCATCGCCAGCTGCTTTTCATGGTCTTGGTGAGGCTGTTGCTGCAGCTGCAAAGACTGCTCAAGCCAGTGGTGTCGCCGTCATCCTTGCCTCTTCAGAATGTCCTTCCGCCATGTCGAAGGGAAACACTGCTGCGGCTATTGTATCTG GGACGGTGCTGGGATTATATGAAGATAATAGATACAAATCTGAGTCAAAGAAACCACAGCTTAAATCTCTGGATATTCTTGGTCTTGGAACTGGACCAGAGATAGAGAAGAAGATAAAGTATGCTGAAGTTGTTTCTTGTGCTATAATATTTGGAAGGGAGCTTGTGAATTCACCAGCCAACGTACTTACCCCTG CTGCATTAGCCGCAGAGGCTTCAAAGATTGCTTCACTGTACAGTGATGTTCTGTCTGCAAACATCTTGACTGAAGAACAATGCAGGGAATTGAAGATGGGATCTTATCTCGGAGTTGCTGCAGCATCTGCAAATCCTcctcattttattcatttatgcTACAAACCACCAAGCGGACCTGTTAAAACCAAGTTAGCATTAGTTGGAAAAGGATTGACTTTCGACag TGGTGGCTACAATATCAAGACTGGACCTGGTTGCTCGATCGAAACCATGAAAGCAGACATGGGAGGTTCGGCAGCTGTTTTTGGTGCGGCAAAAGCCCTTGGACAAATCAAACCTTCTGGAGTAGAG GTTCATTTTATTGTTGCATCTTGTGAAAACATGATAAGTGGAAAGGGTATGAGGCCTGGAGATATTGTCACAGCTTCAAATGGAAAGACAATTGAG GTTAATAACACTGATGCAGAAGGTAGGCTTACACTAGCAGATGCTTTGGTTTATGCTTGCAACCAAGGTGTTGAGAAG ATAGTTGACCTGGCAACACTAACCGGGGCTTGTGTTGTTGCTCTTGGACCCTCAATTGCAG GCGTCTTCACACCCAATGATGATCTAGCAAAGGAGTTATTTCAAGCATCAGAGGCCAGTGGTGAGAAATTTTGGAGGATGCCATTAGAGGAAAGCTATTGGGAATCAATGAAATCAGGAGTTGCTGATATGGTAAATACCGGCGGTCGTCAAGGCGGTGCTATCAATGCAGCTCTGTTCTTGAAACAA TTTGTTGATGAAAAAGTAAAGTGGATGCACATTGACATGGCTGGGCCTGTCTTGAATGATAAGAAGCATGTGGCAACTGGATTTGGCATCTCAACTTTGGTGGAATGGGTTCTGAAGAACTCTTCTTCTTAA